TAGGAGGAAAATATGAATTTATTACCAGACGAAATACTGGAAACAATAGATATGATAGAGATGCAAAATCTTGATGTGAGAACAGTTACAATGGGAATCAGCCTGTTAGACTGTATCGAAACATCGGCTGAAAAAACAGCTGAAAATATTTACAACAAAATTGTAAAAAATGGAAAAGATTTGGTAAAAATTGCAGATGAAGTGGCTAGTAAATACAATGTGCCAATTGTAAATAAAAGAGTTTCAGTTACACCAATTGCAATAATTGGAAATGCTACAGATGCGACTGATTACACTATTTTTGCAAGAGCATTGGATAAAGCTGCAAAAGAAATTGGAATTGATTTTATTGGTGGATTTTCAGCGCTTGTTGATAAAGGGTTTACAAAAGGAGATTTGAGATTGATAGAAAGTATTCCAGCTGCACTTTCTCAAACTGACCGTGTTTGCTCTTCAGTAAATGTCGGTTCAACAAAATCAGGAATTAATTTAGATGCAGTAAAAATGATGGGAAAAACTGTAAAAGAATTGGCAAATCTTTCAAAAGAAAGCGATGGTTTAGCTGCTGCAAAATTTGTTGTATTTACAAATGCTGTGCCTGACAATCCTTTTATGGCTGGAGCATTTCACGGCGTAGAAAATCCTGATATTGTATTAAATGTAGGAATAAGCGGACCTGGAGTTGTAAGACACACACTTGCAAACATTTCAAAAACTGCTAAAATTGATGAAATTACAGAAGCTATTAAAAAAGTTAGTTTTAAAATCACAAGAATGGGAGAATTGGTTGGAAGAGAAGTTGCAAATAGACTTAGCGTTGAATTTGGAATAATAGATTTATCACTTGCACCAACTCCAGCGGTCGGAGATAGTGTGGGAAATGTGTTAGAAGAATTTGGTTTGGAAGCTGTTGGAGCTTATGGGACAACTTTGGCACTTGCAATTTTAAATGATGCCGTTAAAAAAGGTGGAGCTATGGCTGCGACTCGTGTTGGAGGATTGACAGGAGCATTTATTCCAGTAAGTGAAGATCAGGGAATGATAGAAGCCACAAGTAAAGGACACTTAAATCTTGAAAAATTAGAAGCTATGACTTGTGTTTGTTCAGTTGGACTTGATATGATAGCAATTCCTGGAGATACGACAGAAGCTGTTATTTCTGGAATAATAGCTGATGAAATGGCGATTGGAATGGTAAATAGTAAAACTACGGCAGTAAGATTGATACCAGTTCCAAATAAAAAAGCCGGAGATAGAGTCGTGTTTGGAGGACTTTTGGGAGAAGCTGACATAATTGACATAAATAATTTAGATTGCTCAGTTTTAATTAACCGTGGTGGAAAAGTTGCACCTCCAATTCAAGCTTTAAAAAATTAATTTATTTATTTGTATATAAAAATTATTTAAATATTTAAAAAGATAATATCAAAAGAGAAAATTTTTTAAATAATTTTCTCTTTTTATTTTTAAGTGAACTACTTCTGATTATAGAAGTTGGAGACTTCTTGCTATCTTTTTGTTAAAATTTAAAAAAAATTATTTGAATAAAAAATAAAAAAATAGGAGATAAAAGTGAGAAAAGTAAAACTTTTAATAATACTTTTTGGTATAGTTCTGAATACGAATATTTTTGGTGCAAAATTAATCTATACTAATGAAAATACAAAAGTATCCGATTACGATGTAAAAGAAAATGTTGTAAAATATCAAAAAAATGAGTATAAAAAAGGTCAAACTTACTATGCCATAACTGATAATACAATAGGTTATGATAATTGGGAAGAAGAAGTTGGAGGCGAG
This genomic stretch from Leptotrichia sp. oral taxon 218 harbors:
- a CDS encoding PFL family protein, with amino-acid sequence MNLLPDEILETIDMIEMQNLDVRTVTMGISLLDCIETSAEKTAENIYNKIVKNGKDLVKIADEVASKYNVPIVNKRVSVTPIAIIGNATDATDYTIFARALDKAAKEIGIDFIGGFSALVDKGFTKGDLRLIESIPAALSQTDRVCSSVNVGSTKSGINLDAVKMMGKTVKELANLSKESDGLAAAKFVVFTNAVPDNPFMAGAFHGVENPDIVLNVGISGPGVVRHTLANISKTAKIDEITEAIKKVSFKITRMGELVGREVANRLSVEFGIIDLSLAPTPAVGDSVGNVLEEFGLEAVGAYGTTLALAILNDAVKKGGAMAATRVGGLTGAFIPVSEDQGMIEATSKGHLNLEKLEAMTCVCSVGLDMIAIPGDTTEAVISGIIADEMAIGMVNSKTTAVRLIPVPNKKAGDRVVFGGLLGEADIIDINNLDCSVLINRGGKVAPPIQALKN